A genomic segment from Myxococcales bacterium encodes:
- a CDS encoding hypoxanthine phosphoribosyltransferase — protein MIPNDFNIIIDQDKIRSRVREIADSLRPALVGKPVTFVGILDGALFFLTDLIRAIDLDVQIDFLRVSSYRGGTSSGELKLVDGLTWNLHGRNVVLVDDILDTGKTLAFCIEHLLSLGAARVQPVVLLAKNRGYAYQIEEPLIGFTIPDRFVIGYGLDWEGRFRHLPDIYAKENHT, from the coding sequence ATGATTCCAAACGATTTTAACATAATCATTGACCAAGACAAAATCCGCTCTCGGGTTCGAGAGATCGCCGACAGTCTGCGACCCGCCCTGGTCGGGAAACCGGTCACTTTCGTCGGCATTCTTGACGGCGCCCTCTTCTTCCTGACCGATCTGATCCGCGCGATCGATTTGGACGTCCAGATCGACTTCCTGCGCGTCAGCAGTTACCGCGGCGGGACGAGCAGCGGCGAGCTGAAGCTGGTCGACGGCCTGACCTGGAATCTGCACGGCCGGAACGTGGTCCTGGTGGATGATATTCTGGATACCGGCAAGACCCTCGCCTTTTGCATCGAGCACCTGCTTTCGCTGGGCGCGGCCCGCGTCCAACCTGTTGTCCTGCTTGCGAAAAATCGTGGTTACGCTTATCAAATAGAAGAGCCATTAATCGGTTTTACCATCCCGGATCGTTTCGTGATCGGTTACGGTCTGGATTGGGAAGGCCGCTTTCGCCATCTGCCCGACATCTATGCGAAGGAGAATCACACGTGA
- a CDS encoding ROK family glucokinase, whose protein sequence is MNRVAIAIDLGGTDIKGALLDREGRLHSPRRVPTGEDRSPAKVVDRLADLIDGLQKTAGGAAFGVGIGVPGGVYPDSKKISQAPNFPGWYDVDLVSPLMQKTGLPVAIDNDANVAGLGEFEFGAGKAVDSMVLITLGTGIGGGIILDGRIWRGQWGMAGEIGHITIEPEGVLCGCGNRGCIEAYASGPALVRQAKEALAREPGAPLLQLAGGDPDRITPKLIYDAAKQGCPVSRAVFEKASRYLGNMMASVLNLLNVPLFVIGGGVSASFDLLYEPMRDEIRRRAYRIPGENVAIQRAILGNDAGMIGAGMLAFAELTPAEGR, encoded by the coding sequence GTGAACCGGGTAGCCATTGCCATCGACCTGGGCGGAACCGACATCAAGGGAGCGCTGCTCGACCGCGAAGGGCGTCTGCATTCGCCCCGCCGAGTGCCGACCGGCGAGGATCGCTCGCCGGCCAAGGTCGTGGATCGGCTGGCGGATTTGATCGACGGCTTGCAAAAGACGGCGGGCGGCGCGGCTTTCGGGGTGGGCATCGGCGTTCCCGGCGGCGTTTATCCCGACTCGAAAAAAATCAGCCAGGCCCCCAATTTCCCCGGTTGGTACGACGTGGATCTGGTCAGCCCGCTGATGCAGAAAACGGGCCTGCCGGTCGCGATCGACAACGACGCCAACGTGGCCGGGCTCGGCGAGTTCGAATTCGGCGCCGGCAAGGCGGTCGATTCGATGGTTTTGATCACCCTGGGAACGGGCATCGGCGGCGGGATCATCCTGGATGGCCGCATCTGGCGCGGCCAATGGGGCATGGCCGGCGAAATCGGCCATATCACTATCGAACCCGAAGGCGTGCTCTGCGGCTGCGGCAACCGCGGCTGCATCGAAGCCTACGCGTCCGGGCCGGCGCTGGTCCGGCAGGCGAAGGAAGCGCTGGCGCGCGAACCCGGAGCGCCGCTGCTGCAATTGGCCGGCGGCGATCCCGACCGGATCACGCCCAAGCTGATCTACGACGCCGCGAAACAGGGCTGCCCGGTCAGCCGGGCGGTTTTCGAAAAGGCGTCGCGCTATCTGGGCAATATGATGGCGTCGGTGCTGAATCTGCTGAACGTGCCCTTGTTCGTCATCGGCGGGGGCGTCAGCGCTTCTTTCGATCTGCTCTACGAACCGATGCGCGACGAAATTCGCCGCCGCGCCTACCGCATTCCGGGTGAAAACGTCGCCATTCAACGCGCGATTCTCGGCAACGACGCGGGCATGATCGGCGCGGGAATGCTGGCTTTCGCCGAATTGACGCCGGCGGAAGGGAGGTAA